A region from the Mucilaginibacter sp. CSA2-8R genome encodes:
- a CDS encoding galactokinase, with protein MNLEQLKQQFETVFDQQALGSYFCPGRVNLIGEHIDYNGGLVMPCAINFGTWMLIAPNQDNVFRFRSINFEEFYEIGVQTSYTKTGREWYNYPLGVLHHFVADGKKVEGLDVLYYGNVPIGSGLSSSASIEIATAFAFNQFFKSDYSKLELVKMAKSVENNFIGLSSGIMDQFAVAFGEANKALMLNCDTLDYQAVDAYLGDNILAVINTNKPRKLAESKYNERVQECKQALANLQEKLKINHLCDIDGATFEQYRYLINNDVILRRARHVIEENDRVKLAAEALAQHNLAEFGRLMYASHESLQNDYEVSGVELDTIVEYSKTDENVVGARMTGAGFGGCAIAIVKADAFDSFRHNLVAYYTDKVGYAPSVYATSICDGVHELSN; from the coding sequence ATGAATTTAGAACAACTTAAACAGCAATTTGAAACGGTTTTTGACCAACAGGCACTTGGAAGCTACTTTTGCCCTGGCCGCGTTAATTTGATAGGCGAGCATATTGATTATAACGGCGGTTTAGTAATGCCTTGCGCCATTAACTTTGGCACCTGGATGCTTATTGCACCTAACCAGGATAATGTTTTCCGTTTCAGAAGCATCAATTTTGAGGAGTTTTATGAAATTGGTGTACAAACATCTTATACCAAAACCGGCCGCGAATGGTACAACTATCCTTTGGGTGTTTTACACCACTTTGTAGCCGATGGTAAAAAGGTAGAAGGCCTTGACGTGTTGTACTACGGCAACGTACCTATCGGTTCGGGCTTATCATCATCCGCCTCTATTGAAATTGCTACGGCGTTTGCATTTAATCAGTTTTTTAAAAGTGATTATAGCAAGCTTGAGCTGGTTAAAATGGCTAAATCTGTTGAAAATAATTTTATCGGCTTAAGCAGTGGTATCATGGACCAGTTTGCCGTAGCCTTTGGCGAAGCCAATAAGGCCCTGATGCTGAATTGCGACACGCTGGATTACCAGGCTGTTGATGCCTATTTAGGCGATAACATTTTAGCAGTAATTAACACCAACAAACCCCGCAAACTGGCCGAGTCTAAATACAACGAGCGTGTACAGGAATGCAAGCAGGCTTTGGCAAATTTGCAAGAGAAATTGAAAATTAATCACCTTTGCGATATAGACGGCGCCACTTTTGAACAGTATCGTTACCTGATTAATAACGATGTTATATTAAGACGTGCCCGCCACGTGATTGAAGAAAACGACCGTGTTAAATTAGCTGCCGAAGCTTTGGCTCAGCATAATTTAGCTGAGTTTGGCCGTTTGATGTATGCCTCGCACGAGTCATTACAAAATGATTACGAAGTAAGCGGTGTAGAACTGGATACCATTGTTGAATATAGCAAAACTGACGAAAATGTAGTGGGTGCTCGTATGACGGGAGCTGGTTTTGGCGGGTGTGCCATTGCCATTGTTAAAGCCGATGCGTTCGATAGCTTCCGCCACAACCTGGTTGCTTACTATACCGACAAAGTTGGTTATGCTCCTTCAGTGTATGCGACCAGCATTTGTGATGGTGTGCACGAACTGAGCAACTAA
- a CDS encoding DUF5683 domain-containing protein, with translation MLPGYGQLYNHQWWKLPVIYAGLGTLIGSAINNYRYYKQHLTVYKYYRNATLVSKDMPEYQLYTDYKKTGITLNQLESAVNGAQRDTQFYYLCFAGAWGLQIIDAYIDAKFIHSYSMSPDLSVKFKPKLHMQPTSADALNKATFTPMLCMSVNF, from the coding sequence ATGCTACCTGGTTACGGCCAGTTGTATAACCACCAGTGGTGGAAACTACCTGTAATTTATGCTGGTTTGGGTACCCTGATAGGCTCAGCCATTAATAATTACCGTTACTATAAGCAACATCTCACCGTTTACAAATACTACCGCAACGCGACACTTGTAAGTAAAGATATGCCCGAATACCAGTTGTATACTGATTACAAGAAAACAGGAATTACTTTAAACCAGTTGGAAAGTGCTGTAAATGGTGCACAACGCGATACACAATTTTACTATCTCTGTTTTGCCGGTGCATGGGGCTTACAAATTATTGATGCTTATATTGATGCAAAATTTATTCATTCTTATTCTATGAGTCCTGACCTGAGTGTAAAATTTAAACCTAAATTGCATATGCAGCCAACAAGTGCTGATGCACTTAATAAAGCCACGTTTACACCAATGCTGTGCATGAGTGTAAATTTCTAA
- a CDS encoding SDR family NAD(P)-dependent oxidoreductase yields MQLSHNTILITGGTSGIGLAFAQEFKQRDNTVIICGRREDRLNEITVQHPGIITRVCDVADEQQRRELVEWLVTNYPDVNILINNAGVQLLTDLTQPTDLSRVRSEIETNLIAPIHLSSLLAPHLRDKNGAAIINISSGLAFAPLAFMPVYCATKAAVHSITLSLRHQLKDTHVKVFEIAPPAVDTELGHDRREDKSQSHGGMPVADFIAGAIDALQNDTYEAAIGQAEHLRTKREELFDAMNNQ; encoded by the coding sequence ATGCAACTTTCACATAATACTATACTAATCACCGGTGGCACCTCGGGCATTGGCTTGGCTTTCGCACAGGAGTTTAAACAGCGCGATAATACCGTTATTATTTGCGGCCGGCGCGAAGACCGCTTGAACGAAATCACCGTTCAGCATCCAGGCATTATTACCCGCGTATGCGATGTGGCTGACGAGCAGCAACGCCGTGAACTGGTAGAATGGCTGGTAACCAACTACCCTGATGTTAATATTTTAATTAACAATGCAGGCGTCCAGCTATTAACTGACCTTACCCAGCCGACCGATTTAAGCCGGGTTCGCTCAGAAATTGAAACTAATCTGATTGCGCCCATTCACCTGTCATCGCTGCTGGCGCCTCACCTGCGCGATAAAAACGGAGCGGCTATTATTAATATTTCGTCGGGTCTGGCCTTTGCACCTTTAGCATTTATGCCGGTGTATTGTGCTACTAAAGCCGCCGTTCATTCCATAACGCTGTCGCTAAGGCATCAGCTAAAGGATACGCACGTTAAAGTTTTTGAAATTGCTCCGCCAGCAGTGGATACCGAACTGGGGCACGACCGCCGCGAAGATAAAAGCCAGTCGCATGGTGGCATGCCTGTAGCGGATTTTATTGCCGGCGCTATTGATGCCCTGCAAAACGACACCTACGAAGCCGCTATCGGCCAGGCCGAACACCTCCGCACCAAACGCGAAGAACTGTTTGATGCAATGAATAATCAATAG
- a CDS encoding aldo/keto reductase gives MANNIQFKKTFELGGDLSINRLGYGAMRITGEGIWGPPKDHDESVRVLKRAVELGVNFIDTADSYGPNVSEELIAEALYPYGNGLVIGTKGGLLRTGPNQWPVDASPKHLQEALEGSLKRLKLERIDLYQLHRIDPNVPAEDTFAFLQKAQHEGKVKHIGLSEVSVDDIKKAQEFFEVVSVQNMYSVDNRKWEEVLQYTKQHNIAFIPWYPLSAGNVKSETALQRVAEKHQATAHQVALSWLLHHADNILLIPGTSKVSHLEDNMKALEVNLTEADMQELESITQA, from the coding sequence ATGGCAAATAATATTCAATTTAAAAAAACATTCGAATTAGGCGGCGACCTGAGCATTAACCGTTTGGGTTACGGCGCCATGCGTATTACCGGCGAAGGCATCTGGGGGCCGCCTAAAGATCATGATGAATCTGTCCGCGTTTTAAAACGTGCTGTTGAATTAGGTGTAAACTTTATTGATACCGCCGACAGCTACGGCCCTAACGTTTCGGAAGAACTGATTGCAGAGGCGCTTTACCCATACGGTAATGGTTTGGTAATTGGTACCAAAGGTGGCTTGCTGCGCACCGGCCCTAACCAATGGCCTGTTGATGCCAGCCCTAAACATTTGCAGGAAGCATTGGAAGGCAGTTTAAAACGCCTGAAACTGGAGCGTATTGACTTGTACCAGTTACACCGCATAGACCCCAATGTACCGGCCGAAGACACTTTTGCCTTTTTGCAAAAAGCACAGCACGAGGGTAAGGTAAAACACATTGGCTTATCAGAGGTGAGTGTAGATGATATTAAAAAAGCCCAGGAGTTTTTTGAAGTGGTATCGGTACAAAACATGTATAGCGTAGATAACCGTAAATGGGAAGAGGTACTGCAGTATACCAAACAGCACAACATTGCCTTCATCCCGTGGTATCCGCTAAGTGCCGGCAATGTTAAAAGCGAAACCGCCTTGCAGCGTGTGGCCGAAAAACACCAGGCAACGGCTCATCAGGTTGCTTTAAGCTGGCTGTTACATCACGCCGATAATATTCTGTTGATTCCGGGAACTTCTAAAGTATCGCACCTGGAAGACAACATGAAGGCTTTGGAAGTAAACCTAACCGAAGCCGATATGCAGGAACTGGAAAGTATAACACAGGCATAA
- a CDS encoding RNA methyltransferase: MRKLKLDELNRVSVDEFKEQEKLPIAIVLDNVRSMHNVGSIFRTGDGFAVEQICLCGITGQPPHREIEKTALGATQSVNWTHHADTASAVDQLREDGYIIIAVEQAENSTMLHEYQPLPQQKFALIFGNEVNGVADDVMAKIDTCLEIPQFGTKHSFNIVVSAGIVLWDFFAKLKLTR; the protein is encoded by the coding sequence ATGCGAAAATTAAAGTTAGACGAGCTTAACCGGGTTTCGGTTGATGAGTTTAAAGAGCAGGAAAAACTGCCCATAGCTATAGTGCTGGACAATGTGCGGAGTATGCATAATGTAGGCTCTATATTTCGTACCGGTGATGGCTTTGCCGTTGAGCAAATTTGCTTATGCGGCATTACCGGGCAGCCGCCCCACCGCGAAATTGAAAAAACCGCATTGGGTGCTACTCAATCGGTTAACTGGACCCACCACGCAGATACCGCAAGCGCGGTAGACCAGCTTCGCGAAGATGGTTATATTATTATAGCTGTAGAGCAGGCCGAAAACAGCACCATGCTGCACGAGTACCAACCCTTGCCCCAGCAAAAATTTGCACTTATTTTTGGCAACGAGGTAAACGGCGTGGCCGACGATGTAATGGCCAAAATAGACACCTGTTTAGAGATCCCCCAGTTTGGCACCAAGCATTCATTTAATATTGTAGTATCTGCAGGTATCGTATTATGGGACTTCTTTGCCAAACTGAAGCTTACCCGTTAG
- a CDS encoding alpha-2-macroglobulin family protein gives MRNLYLKLACLVLFCCSLLPALAQNNYLQISSRIDSLSAHGLPKSALVEVGKLDKLARKNGSAAQIIRAAIYRLTFQAYLKENVLATNINTLKDDVRRSGYPGKPVLQSLLAETYWRYYQQNRWQMKERSRLLKPDPDFTRWDLATLLAKVSSLYQASLTNASQSQRTPVSVLDDVLTGDKNTRYLRPTLYDLLAHRALEFYLSDESSLNRPRDAFNLNDDRLLSDSRTFAFLKLKSTDTTAILYQGIKLLQQLTRLHLDDNNAEALTDVDLKRLQLVYNKSTTAQKDSLYENALKTITQKFNNKPISADAWVLLGRYYQANNSLIDAHKAYTTAKERFPGSIGGKNAAAGLSQLDEKTLSARVEEDNVPGRPMLALMTYKNVTAAEVKVFRLSVKQMQEYQVMYTKALQELWQSDMMPKQYQQKLREFFKLLNPVQQQLVTLPGKIDYRTHTTEFKLDAMLAGRYVLQVNGADTTKMSFKQYASFSVSNLAYTVRTTPKEDFELLVMHRYSGKPMSGINITVEGYGSRYSEKLKRNETFRKTYEGKTDKNGKYLIPNQQNGNFNFRLVWGNDTLTREEEYIRSESDNDDVEPEAKTILFTDRQIYRPGQTMYFKGLRIETFNRQTKIKASEEIELELKGANRKTLQKVKFTTNEFGTFAGSFIIPQNILPGDFELYTDDGDLTVKVEEYKRPTFKVEFKDIKETFRFNDSVRIKGTVMAFAGYGLTQARVAYRVQRTSNLVTFANTQGKGFNNRYAYQPPVEVATDTVTTDAQGNYTIRFKALPGDERAGANTIHQYQVTADVTDASGETHSGNTRFSIGTRDISLQASIPGLQWAKDSVKVPVRLTTLNNQPLKGRVHVQVYALQSPGRLFINRLWAEPEYYTLSASEYQNQFPDYAYRNQDQYNNWLVSATLGNRFVEMPGNRPVMVNLTELYKQPGGVYRVIIKAVAANGDTAAVTQYINLLQSSGKPAALANWLVPVKTYVKAGQQAEILAGTGTDAYILAERYRGVKMVSSDWMHSRGQQSLKVPVTFKDSDNVAMQYLMLYHNRLLSSYQQILMQHPEKQLDVKLTSFRNLLQPGQKEQWKLQVSGFKNDKQQAEVLASMYDASLDDVAPPRNWQPALELPNRQHRYYTWSGNRFIDESVTQSFINNRNYFNPVSRQYEEIDWLGYNYFGGYNSIYHNHLNKLRRAISYQTDDLRLETVYKSNAALIKNGYDISGVVTDEGGQTVPGVVVRINGTSIGTSTNSKGFYKIKVPAGDSLLFIFIGYSNQVVKITKSATVNVKLKPDGKALNEVVVVNYGVQKRTNVTGAVSTVYGYLAGVVPGVAISQDRVTLRELSSSPGTEITLRGNSSIAAGNAALFVIDGVITEQGGLTTVNPNDILSIDVLNGAKATALYGARGANGVVVVTTKAGAQSKLPIVIRKNFNETAFFYPQLHTDENGQVTIDFTIPEALTKWHFRALAHTPQLAIGFVQQDVITRKRLMISANMPRFLREGDTVTVSARVSNLDLQPVKAKVHLQLFNAISMQPVSLLANPADANQSVDLAANTNQAISFKVIIPTGLDALTYRLTASSSTAGDGEENTVPVLPNRMLVTESMPMLVRSGQSKAFSFDKLVNEQSKTLVNKTLTLEYTQNPAWYAVQALPYLMEFPYECSEQTFSRYLSNSLSAAIVNNNPRIKTIFERWKAADSKELLSNLEKNQKLKTALLEETPWLRDAMDEAEQKKRIALLFDLNKLTYEQEQILNKLQSKQLPGGGFPWFGGNTADRYITQHIVAGIGQLNYIGIAGDQKLNNIAGKAIAYLDAEILADAKLPGVSADYLSAIDIHAWYARSYFKDKPLSEGLTDLRAKYLNKAAKLWLRQDIYQQALIALTMQRLGKPEIAKAITRSLLERAQQSEDMGMYWPENRSGWYWYQSPVETQALLIELFTETGSNPKAVEEMKIWLLRNKQTTNWRTTKATAAACYALLMKGTDLLTTDDVLPAIILGGKPLTELKPDLKAEAGTGYLKTSWANEAVKPALGKVQISNNGKTVSWGALYWQYTEQLDKITPATADLKLERKYFIVKTDAQGKVVTEVDARHQPKVGDLLKVVVYLKAGRDYDYVHLKDMRPSGTEPVDVLSDYKYKDGLYYYQVTKDVATNFFISRLNKGSYVFEYELRVAQPGKFATGISTVQSVYAPEFSAHSEGRRLAIGK, from the coding sequence ATGCGCAACCTATACCTCAAACTGGCCTGCCTGGTGCTATTCTGCTGCAGCTTATTGCCGGCATTGGCTCAAAATAATTACTTGCAAATCAGCTCGCGCATAGATTCCCTTTCCGCACATGGTTTGCCTAAATCGGCTTTGGTTGAGGTAGGTAAGCTTGATAAATTAGCCCGTAAAAACGGTAGCGCCGCGCAGATCATCAGGGCTGCTATTTACCGCCTTACCTTTCAGGCTTACCTTAAGGAAAATGTACTGGCCACCAACATCAATACACTTAAAGATGATGTTAGGCGGTCGGGTTACCCGGGCAAGCCCGTTTTACAATCGCTCCTGGCCGAAACTTACTGGAGATACTATCAGCAAAACCGCTGGCAGATGAAAGAGCGAAGCCGTCTGCTGAAACCCGATCCGGACTTTACCCGCTGGGATTTGGCCACGTTGTTGGCCAAAGTGAGTTCCTTATACCAGGCTTCGCTAACCAACGCTTCGCAATCGCAGCGTACACCAGTAAGCGTACTTGACGATGTTTTAACAGGCGACAAAAATACCCGCTACCTGCGGCCCACCTTGTACGATTTGCTGGCCCACCGCGCCCTCGAATTTTATCTGAGCGATGAATCATCCCTGAATCGCCCGCGTGATGCCTTTAACCTGAACGATGACCGACTGCTGTCCGACAGCCGTACATTTGCGTTTTTAAAATTAAAAAGTACCGACACTACCGCCATACTTTACCAGGGCATCAAACTGCTGCAGCAACTTACCCGGCTGCATCTGGATGATAACAATGCCGAAGCTTTAACGGATGTAGATTTGAAGCGCCTGCAACTGGTGTACAACAAAAGCACCACGGCGCAAAAGGATTCACTGTACGAAAACGCCCTGAAAACCATCACTCAGAAATTTAACAATAAGCCCATCAGTGCGGATGCCTGGGTTTTACTGGGCCGATACTACCAGGCCAACAACAGTCTCATTGATGCACACAAGGCCTACACGACAGCTAAAGAGCGCTTTCCGGGAAGCATTGGCGGCAAAAACGCGGCAGCCGGCTTGTCGCAGTTAGATGAAAAAACGTTGTCGGCCAGGGTAGAAGAAGATAACGTACCCGGCAGGCCTATGCTGGCTTTGATGACTTATAAAAATGTAACTGCCGCAGAGGTGAAAGTATTCCGGCTTTCAGTAAAGCAAATGCAAGAATACCAGGTGATGTATACTAAAGCACTTCAGGAACTTTGGCAGTCGGACATGATGCCGAAGCAATATCAGCAAAAATTACGGGAATTTTTTAAGCTATTAAATCCCGTGCAACAGCAGTTGGTAACCTTGCCTGGCAAAATCGATTACCGTACTCATACCACAGAGTTTAAACTGGATGCCATGCTGGCAGGGCGGTACGTTTTACAGGTTAATGGTGCCGATACTACTAAGATGAGCTTTAAGCAATACGCCTCATTTTCGGTAAGTAACCTTGCTTACACGGTACGCACTACGCCCAAAGAGGACTTTGAACTGCTGGTGATGCACCGCTATTCTGGCAAGCCGATGAGTGGTATTAACATAACTGTTGAAGGTTATGGTAGTAGGTATTCAGAAAAATTAAAGCGTAACGAAACGTTTAGAAAAACCTATGAGGGCAAAACCGATAAGAACGGGAAATATTTAATTCCCAACCAACAAAACGGCAATTTTAATTTTCGGTTGGTTTGGGGTAACGACACATTGACCCGTGAAGAAGAATACATAAGAAGCGAAAGCGACAATGACGATGTTGAGCCTGAAGCCAAAACCATCTTGTTTACCGACCGTCAGATTTACCGGCCCGGCCAAACTATGTATTTTAAAGGGTTGCGCATCGAAACATTTAATCGTCAGACTAAGATAAAAGCGAGTGAAGAAATTGAACTGGAATTGAAAGGTGCTAACAGAAAAACGTTGCAGAAAGTAAAGTTTACCACCAATGAGTTTGGCACTTTCGCCGGTAGTTTCATCATCCCTCAAAATATTCTTCCTGGCGATTTTGAGCTTTATACTGATGATGGCGATTTAACGGTTAAGGTAGAAGAGTATAAACGGCCTACGTTTAAGGTAGAATTTAAAGATATAAAAGAGACTTTCCGTTTTAACGACAGTGTTAGAATAAAAGGCACGGTGATGGCTTTTGCCGGTTATGGCCTAACGCAGGCCCGCGTGGCTTACCGCGTTCAGCGTACATCAAACCTGGTTACATTTGCCAATACACAGGGCAAAGGTTTTAATAACAGGTACGCTTACCAGCCGCCGGTAGAGGTCGCTACAGATACCGTTACTACCGACGCGCAAGGCAACTACACTATACGTTTCAAAGCTTTGCCTGGCGATGAGCGGGCAGGGGCCAATACTATACACCAATACCAGGTAACGGCCGATGTAACCGATGCCAGCGGCGAAACACATTCAGGAAATACCAGGTTTAGCATTGGTACGCGCGACATTAGCCTGCAGGCATCAATACCCGGATTGCAATGGGCCAAAGACTCGGTTAAGGTGCCGGTAAGGCTAACCACGTTAAATAATCAGCCCTTAAAAGGCAGGGTGCACGTACAGGTGTATGCGCTGCAAAGTCCCGGCCGCTTGTTCATTAACCGTTTGTGGGCCGAGCCCGAATATTATACGTTAAGCGCTTCCGAATATCAAAATCAATTTCCCGACTATGCTTACCGTAATCAGGACCAGTATAATAACTGGCTGGTAAGTGCAACGCTTGGTAATCGTTTTGTTGAGATGCCGGGCAATAGGCCCGTTATGGTAAACTTAACCGAATTATATAAGCAGCCTGGCGGTGTATACCGCGTAATTATTAAAGCGGTTGCTGCAAACGGCGATACGGCAGCGGTAACGCAATACATCAATTTGCTCCAAAGCTCGGGCAAGCCTGCTGCACTCGCCAATTGGCTCGTACCGGTAAAAACTTACGTAAAGGCAGGCCAACAGGCCGAAATCTTGGCAGGGACCGGAACTGATGCTTATATACTGGCCGAGCGGTATCGCGGTGTTAAAATGGTGTCGTCAGACTGGATGCATAGCCGTGGGCAGCAAAGCCTCAAGGTGCCCGTTACCTTTAAAGACAGTGATAACGTGGCTATGCAATACCTGATGTTGTATCATAACCGGTTACTGAGCAGCTACCAGCAAATATTGATGCAGCATCCCGAAAAGCAACTGGATGTAAAGCTAACCTCGTTTCGTAACTTGTTGCAGCCCGGCCAAAAGGAGCAGTGGAAGTTACAGGTAAGCGGCTTTAAAAACGATAAGCAACAGGCCGAGGTGCTGGCCAGCATGTACGATGCCTCGCTGGATGACGTTGCACCACCCCGAAACTGGCAACCGGCTTTAGAGTTACCTAATAGGCAACACCGGTATTATACCTGGAGTGGTAATCGTTTTATCGATGAAAGCGTGACACAATCTTTTATAAACAACAGAAATTATTTTAACCCGGTAAGCCGTCAATATGAGGAGATTGATTGGTTGGGCTACAATTATTTTGGTGGTTATAATAGTATTTATCATAACCATCTAAATAAGCTAAGGCGCGCAATAAGCTATCAAACCGATGATTTAAGATTGGAAACAGTTTATAAGTCTAACGCTGCCCTGATAAAAAATGGTTACGATATCAGTGGCGTAGTCACTGACGAAGGCGGACAAACGGTTCCGGGAGTAGTGGTTCGTATTAATGGAACCAGCATTGGTACAAGCACTAACTCAAAAGGTTTTTACAAAATTAAAGTGCCTGCCGGAGATTCACTTTTATTTATTTTTATTGGCTATTCCAACCAGGTAGTCAAGATTACTAAGTCGGCTACAGTAAATGTAAAGCTTAAGCCAGACGGAAAGGCGCTAAATGAGGTGGTAGTGGTTAACTATGGCGTTCAAAAAAGGACTAACGTAACAGGGGCTGTATCGACAGTTTATGGGTATTTGGCGGGTGTTGTTCCTGGTGTGGCTATAAGTCAAGATAGGGTTACCTTAAGAGAGCTATCAAGCTCGCCCGGAACTGAAATTACATTACGCGGTAACAGCTCTATTGCTGCAGGTAATGCGGCATTGTTTGTCATTGATGGCGTAATAACCGAACAAGGCGGACTGACTACCGTCAACCCCAATGATATTCTTTCGATAGATGTTTTAAACGGGGCGAAAGCTACTGCGCTTTACGGTGCACGGGGGGCTAACGGCGTGGTGGTGGTAACTACAAAGGCCGGTGCGCAAAGCAAACTGCCCATCGTTATCCGCAAAAACTTTAACGAAACCGCTTTCTTTTACCCGCAGTTGCACACCGATGAGAACGGGCAGGTCACCATTGATTTTACCATCCCGGAGGCACTTACCAAGTGGCATTTCCGGGCGTTGGCACACACACCTCAACTGGCCATTGGTTTTGTGCAGCAGGATGTGATTACCCGAAAACGGCTGATGATTAGTGCTAACATGCCCCGTTTTTTAAGAGAGGGCGATACCGTGACCGTGTCGGCCAGGGTAAGTAATCTTGATTTGCAGCCGGTAAAGGCCAAGGTGCACTTGCAGTTGTTTAATGCCATAAGCATGCAGCCGGTAAGTTTGTTGGCCAACCCTGCCGATGCCAACCAAAGCGTAGATTTGGCGGCTAACACCAACCAGGCTATATCTTTTAAAGTGATTATTCCAACAGGACTGGATGCGTTGACCTATCGCCTAACAGCGAGCAGCAGCACCGCCGGCGATGGCGAAGAAAACACGGTGCCCGTTTTACCAAACCGCATGTTGGTTACCGAAAGTATGCCGATGCTGGTACGCTCAGGGCAAAGCAAAGCATTTAGTTTTGACAAGCTGGTTAATGAGCAAAGCAAAACGCTGGTTAATAAAACCCTGACGTTAGAATATACACAGAACCCGGCCTGGTATGCCGTGCAGGCTTTGCCTTATTTAATGGAGTTTCCGTACGAGTGTTCGGAGCAAACGTTTAGCCGGTATTTGTCTAACAGCTTGTCGGCCGCTATTGTAAACAACAACCCGCGCATCAAAACTATTTTTGAGCGCTGGAAAGCGGCTGACAGCAAAGAGCTACTATCTAACCTGGAAAAAAATCAGAAATTGAAAACAGCCCTGCTCGAGGAAACACCCTGGCTGCGCGATGCCATGGACGAAGCGGAGCAGAAAAAACGCATTGCCTTACTGTTTGACCTAAACAAACTGACCTATGAGCAGGAGCAGATTTTAAACAAGCTGCAAAGCAAACAGCTGCCCGGCGGTGGTTTCCCGTGGTTTGGCGGTAACACGGCCGACCGTTACATTACCCAACACATTGTGGCAGGTATCGGTCAGTTAAATTACATAGGGATAGCCGGTGATCAAAAATTAAACAACATCGCAGGCAAAGCCATTGCCTACCTCGATGCCGAAATATTAGCCGATGCTAAACTTCCGGGCGTTAGTGCCGATTATTTGAGTGCCATCGACATCCACGCCTGGTACGCCCGCAGTTATTTTAAAGACAAACCATTGAGTGAAGGACTAACTGACCTCCGTGCCAAATACCTAAACAAAGCTGCTAAATTGTGGCTGCGGCAGGATATTTATCAGCAGGCTCTGATTGCATTAACCATGCAGCGCCTGGGCAAGCCCGAAATTGCCAAAGCCATCACGAGGTCGCTTTTAGAGCGGGCGCAGCAAAGCGAGGATATGGGCATGTACTGGCCTGAAAACCGCTCAGGCTGGTACTGGTACCAGTCGCCGGTAGAAACGCAGGCTTTGCTCATTGAGCTATTTACCGAAACCGGCAGCAACCCTAAAGCGGTAGAGGAGATGAAGATATGGCTGCTGCGCAACAAGCAAACCACCAACTGGCGCACCACCAAAGCCACCGCTGCTGCCTGTTATGCCCTGCTGATGAAAGGCACCGATTTGCTTACCACTGATGATGTTTTGCCGGCTATCATCCTGGGTGGTAAGCCGCTGACTGAACTAAAGCCTGACCTTAAAGCCGAGGCCGGAACCGGTTACCTGAAAACAAGCTGGGCCAACGAAGCAGTTAAGCCTGCGCTGGGCAAAGTACAAATAAGCAACAATGGTAAAACGGTAAGCTGGGGAGCCCTGTACTGGCAATACACTGAGCAACTGGATAAAATTACACCTGCAACCGCCGACCTGAAACTGGAGCGTAAATACTTTATTGTAAAAACAGACGCCCAGGGTAAGGTAGTTACCGAGGTTGATGCCCGGCATCAGCCCAAAGTGGGCGATTTGCTTAAAGTGGTGGTTTACCTCAAAGCCGGCCGAGATTATGACTATGTCCACTTAAAAGACATGCGCCCGTCAGGCACCGAGCCCGTAGATGTATTGTCGGACTATAAATACAAGGACGGGTTGTACTACTACCAGGTTACTAAAGATGTAGCCACTAACTTCTTTATCAGCAGGTTAAATAAAGGTAGTTATGTGTTTGAGTACGAGCTTCGGGTAGCACAGCCCGGTAAGTTTGCTACTGGCATAAGCACCGTACAAAGTGTGTATGCTCCCGAGTTTAGTGCGCACAGCGAGGGCAGGAGATTGGCGATAGGTAAGTAA
- a CDS encoding lmo0937 family membrane protein, whose protein sequence is MRSLLYIIAVVLIIGWAISVFAYSVSGLIHILLVLAIISLVLGMFRGPSSTTVV, encoded by the coding sequence ATGAGATCATTACTGTATATTATCGCTGTAGTTTTAATTATTGGATGGGCTATCAGTGTATTTGCCTATTCGGTATCAGGTTTAATCCACATTTTACTGGTGCTGGCCATTATATCTTTAGTTTTAGGCATGTTCAGAGGCCCGTCATCAACTACTGTAGTATAA
- a CDS encoding YciI family protein — translation MKQYVITAYDFTDADALQRRMNVRPHHLDKVKELKENNNYIAGGAILNAEDKMIGSVMIVQFESDEQMEAWKNSDPYVTERVWETIDVKPFRQATV, via the coding sequence ATGAAACAATACGTAATTACCGCTTACGATTTTACCGATGCTGATGCCCTGCAACGCCGCATGAATGTACGTCCTCACCACTTAGATAAAGTTAAAGAGTTGAAAGAAAACAACAATTATATAGCAGGAGGTGCGATTTTAAACGCCGAAGATAAAATGATAGGTTCGGTGATGATTGTACAGTTTGAGAGCGATGAGCAAATGGAAGCTTGGAAAAACAGCGACCCCTACGTAACCGAACGCGTATGGGAAACTATTGATGTAAAACCGTTTAGACAAGCTACCGTCTAA